One region of Erwinia tracheiphila genomic DNA includes:
- the rimO gene encoding 30S ribosomal protein S12 methylthiotransferase RimO, whose amino-acid sequence MAPRVGFVSLGCPKNLVDSERILTELRTEGYDVVPRYDDAEIVIVNTCGFIDSAVQESLEAIGEALNENGKVIVTGCLGAKENQIREVHPRVLEITGPHSYEQVLSHVHKYVPKPQHNPFLSLVPEQGVKLTPRHYAYLKISEGCNHRCTFCIIPSMRGDLDSRPIGSVLDEAKRLVEAGVKELLVISQDTSAYGVDVKHRTGFWNGSPVKTSMVSLCEQLAKLGVWVRLHYVYPYPHVDEVIPLMAEGKILPYLDIPLQHASPRILKLMKRPGAVERTLERIRRWRKICPDLTLRSTFIVGFPGETEEDFQMLLDFLREARLDRVGCFKYSPVEGAGANQLPDPVPEAVKEERYDRFMQLQQAISASRLQEKVGREILVIVDEVDEEGAIGRSMADAPEIDGAVYLNGEKHVKPGDVIRACVDNADEYDLWATKI is encoded by the coding sequence ATGGCGCCCCGCGTTGGTTTTGTCTCGCTGGGTTGCCCAAAGAATCTTGTTGATTCAGAAAGGATCCTGACCGAATTACGCACCGAGGGATACGATGTCGTACCGCGCTATGACGATGCGGAAATTGTCATCGTCAACACCTGTGGCTTTATCGACAGCGCGGTGCAGGAGTCGCTGGAAGCCATCGGCGAAGCGTTGAATGAAAATGGCAAAGTGATTGTCACCGGCTGCCTGGGCGCAAAAGAAAACCAAATTCGTGAGGTGCATCCGCGGGTGCTGGAAATCACCGGGCCACACAGTTACGAACAGGTCCTTTCGCATGTCCATAAATATGTGCCTAAGCCTCAGCATAACCCGTTTCTGAGTCTGGTTCCTGAGCAGGGCGTAAAACTGACACCGCGCCACTATGCTTATCTGAAAATTTCTGAAGGCTGCAACCATCGCTGCACGTTCTGCATCATTCCCTCAATGCGTGGCGATCTGGACAGCCGTCCGATTGGCTCCGTCCTTGATGAGGCAAAACGTCTGGTGGAGGCCGGGGTAAAAGAGCTGCTGGTCATCTCACAGGATACGTCTGCATACGGTGTTGATGTGAAACACCGCACCGGATTCTGGAACGGTTCCCCGGTAAAAACCAGTATGGTCAGCCTGTGCGAACAGCTGGCGAAACTGGGTGTCTGGGTACGTTTACACTATGTCTACCCCTACCCGCACGTTGATGAGGTTATTCCGCTGATGGCAGAAGGAAAAATCCTGCCGTACCTGGATATTCCTCTGCAGCACGCCAGCCCGCGCATTCTGAAGCTGATGAAGCGACCGGGGGCGGTTGAGCGCACTCTGGAGCGCATCAGGCGCTGGCGGAAAATCTGCCCGGACCTGACCCTGCGTTCCACCTTTATCGTTGGCTTTCCGGGTGAAACCGAAGAAGACTTTCAGATGCTGCTCGACTTTCTGCGGGAAGCGCGGCTTGACAGGGTTGGCTGCTTCAAATACAGCCCGGTGGAAGGTGCAGGCGCTAACCAGCTGCCGGACCCGGTGCCAGAAGCAGTTAAAGAAGAACGTTACGACCGCTTTATGCAGCTTCAGCAGGCTATCTCTGCCAGCCGCCTCCAGGAAAAAGTGGGACGCGAAATTCTGGTGATTGTTGACGAAGTGGATGAAGAAGGCGCGATTGGGCGCAGTATGGCCGATGCTCCCGAGATCGACGGAGCGGTTTATCTCAATGGTGAGAAGCATGTCAAGCCAGGCGATGTAATCCGTGCGTGCGTCGACAACGCCGACGAATACGATTTGTGGGCCACAAAAATCTGA
- the gsiD gene encoding glutathione ABC transporter permease GsiD: MKNWRRNAALAAMPTLTQHPVRTPWREFWCRFRRQTVALISAGFVLLLIFLAVFAPWLAPFDAENYFDYGRLTQGPSLMHWFGVDSLGRDIFSRVLLGTRFSLVSGFVSVVLGAVTGTFLGLLAGYYEGWWDRIIMRISDVLFAFPGILLAIAVVAITGSGMSNVIIAVAIFSIPAFARLVRGNTLVLKHLTYIESARSIGASDLTIILRHILPGTLSSIVVYFTMRIGTSIISAASLSFLGLGAQPPTPEWGAMLNDARADMVMAPHIAIFPSLAIFLTVLAFNLLGDGLRDALDPKLKT, translated from the coding sequence ATGAAAAACTGGCGACGTAATGCGGCTCTCGCTGCTATGCCAACCCTGACTCAGCACCCGGTGCGCACGCCCTGGCGCGAGTTCTGGTGCCGCTTCAGGCGGCAGACGGTAGCGCTAATTTCCGCAGGATTTGTGCTGTTGCTGATCTTTCTGGCCGTGTTTGCCCCCTGGCTTGCCCCCTTTGATGCAGAAAATTATTTTGATTATGGCCGGTTGACCCAGGGACCGTCGTTAATGCACTGGTTTGGCGTTGATTCTTTGGGGAGGGATATTTTCAGCCGTGTATTATTGGGCACCCGGTTTTCGCTCGTTTCTGGTTTTGTTTCGGTGGTGCTGGGCGCGGTGACCGGCACTTTCCTCGGGCTGTTGGCGGGTTATTACGAAGGCTGGTGGGACAGAATTATTATGCGCATCAGCGATGTGCTGTTTGCCTTTCCGGGAATTCTGTTAGCGATTGCGGTGGTGGCGATTACCGGCAGCGGCATGTCTAACGTGATTATTGCCGTGGCAATTTTCAGCATTCCTGCCTTTGCCCGCCTGGTGCGCGGCAATACCCTGGTGCTGAAGCATCTTACCTATATTGAGTCAGCCCGTAGCATTGGCGCATCCGATCTGACCATAATTTTGCGGCATATCCTGCCGGGTACGCTGTCGTCCATTGTGGTTTATTTCACCATGCGTATTGGCACGTCTATTATCAGCGCCGCCAGCCTGTCTTTTCTGGGGCTGGGCGCACAGCCGCCAACCCCCGAATGGGGGGCGATGCTCAATGATGCGCGTGCCGATATGGTGATGGCACCGCACATTGCCATTTTTCCCAGTCTGGCGATTTTTCTTACCGTTCTGGCGTTTAATTTACTGGGTGATGGCCTGCGTGACGCGCTCGACCCAAAATTGAAAACCTGA
- the gsiC gene encoding glutathione ABC transporter permease GsiC, producing the protein MLNYFIKRLLGLIPTLLIVAVLVFLFVHFLPGDPARVIAGPEADATVVAMLRQQLGLDKPLMVQFWHFISGAVQGDFGQSIVSKRTVSSEIAQRFLPTLGLTVSSMLWSVIFGMALGIISAVWRNRWPDRLGMALAVTGISFPAFALGMLLMQIFSVELGWLPTVGADSWRHYILPSVTLGAAVTAVMARFTRVSFVEVMQEDYMRTARAKGVRETRVVIKHGLRNALIPVVTMMGLQFGFLLGGSIVVEVVFNWPGLGRLLVDSVEMRDYPVVRTLVLLFSLEFILINLVVDMLYAAINPTIRYR; encoded by the coding sequence ATGCTTAACTATTTTATAAAACGTTTGCTGGGACTCATTCCAACGCTGCTGATTGTGGCGGTGCTGGTGTTCCTGTTTGTTCATTTTTTGCCGGGCGATCCCGCCAGGGTTATTGCCGGCCCCGAAGCGGATGCGACGGTGGTGGCGATGTTAAGACAGCAGCTGGGGCTGGATAAGCCGCTGATGGTTCAGTTCTGGCATTTTATTTCTGGTGCCGTTCAGGGGGATTTTGGCCAGTCAATTGTCTCGAAGCGCACGGTCTCTTCAGAAATTGCTCAACGCTTTTTGCCCACGCTGGGGTTGACTGTCAGCAGCATGCTGTGGTCAGTGATCTTCGGCATGGCGCTGGGAATTATTTCAGCAGTATGGCGGAACCGTTGGCCGGATCGCCTGGGTATGGCGCTGGCGGTGACAGGGATCTCTTTTCCTGCTTTTGCTCTGGGCATGCTGCTCATGCAAATTTTCTCCGTGGAACTGGGCTGGTTGCCGACGGTAGGCGCAGACAGCTGGCGCCACTATATTCTGCCTTCTGTCACGTTAGGCGCCGCGGTGACGGCGGTAATGGCACGTTTTACCCGCGTCTCTTTTGTGGAAGTCATGCAGGAAGATTATATGCGGACGGCCCGTGCCAAGGGGGTGCGTGAAACGCGGGTGGTGATTAAACATGGCCTGCGTAACGCACTTATTCCGGTGGTGACGATGATGGGGCTGCAGTTCGGTTTTCTTCTGGGTGGCTCCATTGTGGTGGAAGTGGTATTTAACTGGCCGGGACTGGGCCGCCTGCTGGTGGACTCTGTGGAAATGCGTGATTATCCGGTAGTACGGACGCTGGTATTGCTGTTTTCGCTGGAGTTTATCCTGATTAATTTAGTGGTTGATATGTTGTATGCCGCGATCAATCCGACGATACGCTACAGATAA
- the gsiB gene encoding glutathione ABC transporter substrate-binding protein GsiB translates to MIISKRTLFTAGLLSSFAAVPAFAAKDVVIAVGSNFTTLDPYDANDTLSQAVAKSFYQGLFGFDKDMKLINVLAERYDVSKDGLSWTIKLKSGIKFQDGTDFNAEAVKVNLDRASNPDNHLKRYNLFKSIATTEVVDPTTVKITLKQPFSAFVNTLASPAAAMISPTALKKYGKDIAFHPVGTGPFVLETWNPTDFVKVKKFDGYWKKGYPKLDTLTWRPVVDNNTRAAMLQTGEANLAFPVPYEQAKLLEKNSKLDLVVSPSIMQRYLSINVTQKPFDNVKVREALNYAISRDALVKVAFAGYATPASGVVPPAIQYSQSYPAAQYNPAKARELLKEAGFPNGFTTTLWSSHNHTTAQKVLQFAQQQLAQVGIKATVTAMDAGQRSAEVEGKGQKESGVRLFYTGWSASTGEANWALTPLFATQSWPPTIFNTAFYSNTKVDNDLADALKTTDSSRKAALYKDAQDQIWQDKPWVPLVVEKLVSAKTKSLSGFYVMPDTSFSFDDADLQ, encoded by the coding sequence ATGATCATTTCCAAACGTACACTCTTTACTGCTGGGTTATTGAGCAGCTTTGCTGCTGTTCCGGCTTTTGCAGCAAAAGACGTGGTGATTGCTGTTGGTTCCAACTTCACCACCCTCGATCCTTACGACGCAAACGATACGCTGTCGCAGGCGGTGGCGAAATCCTTCTATCAGGGGTTGTTCGGCTTTGATAAGGATATGAAGCTGATTAACGTACTGGCCGAAAGATATGATGTCAGTAAGGATGGCCTTAGCTGGACCATCAAGCTAAAAAGCGGGATAAAATTTCAGGACGGCACGGATTTTAACGCCGAGGCGGTAAAGGTTAACCTGGACCGCGCCAGCAATCCTGACAACCATCTGAAGCGTTATAACCTGTTCAAGTCGATTGCCACCACCGAGGTTGTCGATCCGACTACGGTGAAAATCACTCTGAAACAGCCGTTCTCCGCCTTTGTTAATACCCTCGCCAGTCCGGCTGCGGCAATGATTTCCCCCACAGCGCTTAAGAAATACGGCAAGGATATTGCTTTCCATCCGGTGGGTACGGGGCCATTCGTACTTGAAACCTGGAACCCGACCGATTTTGTTAAGGTGAAAAAATTCGATGGTTACTGGAAAAAAGGCTACCCAAAACTGGATACGCTGACCTGGCGCCCGGTGGTGGATAACAATACCCGCGCGGCGATGCTGCAAACCGGCGAGGCTAATCTGGCTTTCCCGGTTCCCTATGAGCAGGCAAAACTGCTGGAAAAAAACAGCAAATTAGATTTAGTTGTGTCACCGTCAATCATGCAGCGTTATCTGAGTATCAACGTGACGCAGAAGCCGTTTGATAACGTTAAAGTGCGCGAGGCGCTCAATTATGCCATCAGCCGTGACGCCCTGGTGAAAGTGGCTTTTGCCGGCTATGCCACGCCAGCGAGTGGTGTGGTACCGCCCGCCATCCAGTATTCACAAAGCTACCCGGCAGCACAATACAATCCGGCGAAGGCTCGCGAGCTGCTGAAAGAAGCGGGCTTCCCGAATGGTTTTACCACCACGTTGTGGTCTTCGCATAACCACACCACCGCGCAGAAAGTGTTGCAGTTTGCCCAGCAGCAACTGGCGCAGGTCGGCATCAAAGCCACCGTAACCGCGATGGATGCTGGGCAGCGTTCGGCTGAAGTGGAAGGCAAAGGGCAGAAAGAAAGCGGCGTGCGGCTGTTCTACACCGGCTGGTCGGCTTCCACCGGCGAGGCCAACTGGGCATTAACGCCGTTGTTTGCCACCCAGTCCTGGCCACCGACCATTTTCAACACTGCATTTTACAGCAATACGAAAGTGGATAACGATTTAGCCGATGCGCTGAAAACCACAGACAGCAGCCGTAAGGCAGCACTGTATAAAGATGCGCAGGATCAAATCTGGCAGGACAAACCCTGGGTACCGCTGGTGGTTGAAAAACTGGTTTCTGCCAAAACTAAAAGCCTGTCGGGTTTCTATGTTATGCCGGATACATCATTTAGCTTTGATGATGCCGATTTGCAGTAA
- the gsiA gene encoding glutathione ABC transporter ATP-binding protein GsiA: protein MTVTRESDLPADQVLAIKNLSVSFRQQGEVVQAVKNLSLDVSRGETLAIVGESGSGKSVTSLALMRLVELGGGSIDSGEMLLRQRNNQVVNLARAQQSQLRRIRGADMAMIFQEPMTSLNPVFTIGEQIAESIRLHQGKSHRDALHESLRMLDLVRIPVAKDVLTRYPHHLSGGMRQRVMIAMALSCRPALLIADEPTTALDVTIQAQILQLIRVLQKEMQMGVIFITHDMGVVAEMADHVQVMYRGDVVETGPVERIFHQPQQDYTKALLAAVPRLGEMTGTSLPVHFPMLNPGNSEQSSSPQDTVVTDAGPVLQVRDLVARFDLRSGILNRVTRRVHAVEKVSFDLWPGETLALVGESGCGKSTTGRALLRLVESQAGTITFDGQYIDTLKGAALSHLRRDIQFIFQDPYASLDPRLTVGFSIMEPLLVHGVARGKEAEDRVAWLLEKVGLLPEHAWRYPHEFSGGQRQRICIARALALNPKVVIADESVSALDVSVRAQIVNLMLDLQREFGIAFLFISHDIAVVERISHRVAVMYLGQIVEIGPRQAIFEHPQHPYTRKLLAAVPVADPGHRRRDRALLVDEIPSPVRALDDEPVVAKLVEVSAGHYVARHAVGGV, encoded by the coding sequence ATGACGGTGACCAGAGAATCAGATTTGCCTGCCGATCAGGTATTAGCCATTAAAAATTTGAGCGTCAGCTTCCGTCAACAGGGCGAAGTGGTGCAGGCGGTAAAAAATCTGTCGCTGGACGTGAGCCGCGGTGAGACACTGGCTATCGTCGGTGAGTCCGGTTCTGGAAAATCGGTGACGTCTCTGGCACTTATGCGGCTGGTGGAGCTGGGTGGTGGCAGCATAGACAGTGGTGAGATGCTACTGCGGCAGCGCAATAATCAGGTTGTCAATCTGGCACGGGCGCAGCAATCGCAACTGCGTAGGATCCGCGGTGCGGATATGGCGATGATATTTCAGGAGCCGATGACCTCACTCAATCCGGTTTTTACTATCGGCGAGCAAATAGCGGAATCCATTCGTCTGCATCAGGGCAAGAGCCACCGTGACGCCCTGCATGAATCACTACGTATGCTGGATCTGGTGCGTATCCCGGTGGCAAAAGATGTACTGACGCGTTATCCGCATCACCTCTCCGGCGGGATGCGGCAGCGGGTAATGATTGCTATGGCGCTCTCCTGTCGCCCCGCGCTGCTTATTGCTGATGAACCTACTACCGCGCTCGACGTCACCATCCAGGCGCAGATCCTGCAGCTGATTCGGGTGTTGCAAAAAGAGATGCAAATGGGGGTGATTTTTATCACTCACGACATGGGCGTGGTCGCGGAAATGGCCGATCACGTACAGGTGATGTATCGCGGAGATGTCGTGGAAACCGGCCCGGTTGAACGCATCTTTCACCAGCCTCAGCAGGATTACACTAAAGCGCTGCTGGCGGCCGTTCCGCGCCTGGGTGAGATGACGGGAACCTCGCTCCCGGTGCATTTCCCTATGCTGAATCCCGGTAATAGCGAGCAATCTTCGTCACCCCAGGATACCGTGGTGACGGACGCTGGCCCGGTGTTGCAGGTCCGCGATCTGGTTGCCCGTTTCGATCTGCGCAGCGGCATTTTAAATCGCGTGACGCGCCGGGTGCATGCGGTAGAGAAAGTCAGTTTCGACCTGTGGCCGGGTGAGACGCTGGCGCTGGTGGGTGAGTCCGGCTGCGGTAAGTCTACGACGGGGCGAGCGCTGTTGCGCCTGGTGGAAAGCCAGGCGGGCACCATTACCTTTGATGGTCAGTATATTGATACGCTTAAGGGCGCGGCACTGTCTCATTTGCGTCGGGATATTCAGTTTATCTTTCAGGACCCTTATGCCTCGCTCGATCCCCGGCTGACGGTAGGGTTTTCAATTATGGAGCCGCTGCTGGTGCATGGTGTCGCCCGCGGTAAGGAAGCGGAAGACCGCGTGGCATGGCTGCTGGAAAAAGTTGGCCTGTTGCCAGAGCATGCCTGGCGTTATCCCCACGAATTTTCGGGCGGTCAGCGTCAGCGCATCTGTATCGCCAGAGCGCTGGCGCTTAATCCAAAAGTGGTGATCGCCGATGAATCGGTCTCCGCGCTGGATGTCTCTGTTCGCGCACAGATAGTGAACCTGATGCTGGATTTACAGCGTGAATTCGGTATTGCCTTTCTGTTTATTTCACATGATATAGCGGTGGTGGAGCGGATCAGCCATCGCGTGGCGGTGATGTATCTGGGGCAAATTGTTGAGATTGGCCCGCGCCAGGCGATATTTGAACATCCGCAGCATCCCTATACGCGCAAACTACTCGCGGCTGTGCCGGTGGCCGATCCTGGACACCGACGACGTGACCGCGCGCTGCTGGTGGATGAAATACCCAGCCCGGTACGCGCGCTGGATGATGAACCCGTCGTGGCAAAGCTGGTCGAGGTGAGCGCAGGACATTACGTGGCACGTCATGCCGTGGGCGGCGTCTGA